One genomic segment of Acinetobacter oleivorans DR1 includes these proteins:
- a CDS encoding HlyD family secretion protein — protein sequence MNQVDLKKVIRPVILIVALMVAVYTIVHLWNYYNAAPWTRDGRVRGDVIQVSSDVAGLVTEVLVQDNQTVKKGQVLFKIDVSRRALDVEQAKSDLAKANAAFAQAQAGLAQAKANLIKSASNIKLAEKNAGRYSNLMDGAISKQEQDQVFATRDQSLAEHEQLQAAIQQAEATVKQQQALIEVATSNLHLAELNMHRAAVIAPADGTLSNFDMRPGNYVQVGQAVAALLDRKQLYVVGYFEETKLNRIHVGDQATVQLMGDNQKIKGHVQGIASGIEDRERSSSSKLLANVNPTFSWVRLAQRVPVKIVLDETPKNELAFVSGRTATVHIVEK from the coding sequence ATGAATCAGGTGGATTTGAAAAAGGTCATCCGTCCAGTAATTTTGATTGTCGCATTAATGGTGGCGGTCTATACCATTGTGCATTTGTGGAACTACTATAATGCAGCGCCGTGGACACGTGATGGTCGAGTGCGTGGTGATGTTATTCAAGTATCTTCGGATGTCGCTGGCCTTGTCACAGAAGTATTGGTTCAAGATAACCAGACTGTAAAAAAAGGTCAGGTGCTCTTTAAAATTGATGTTTCTCGTCGAGCTTTAGATGTAGAGCAGGCCAAATCGGATTTAGCAAAAGCAAATGCAGCCTTTGCTCAAGCGCAGGCGGGTTTGGCACAAGCAAAAGCGAACTTGATTAAATCGGCTAGTAATATCAAATTGGCCGAGAAAAATGCCGGTCGTTACTCGAACCTAATGGATGGTGCTATCTCTAAACAAGAACAAGACCAAGTGTTTGCCACACGTGATCAATCCCTTGCAGAGCATGAGCAACTTCAAGCAGCAATTCAGCAGGCGGAAGCAACTGTTAAGCAGCAACAGGCCCTCATTGAGGTTGCAACGAGCAATTTGCATTTAGCCGAGCTTAATATGCATCGTGCTGCGGTAATTGCTCCAGCTGATGGTACATTATCTAACTTTGATATGCGCCCAGGTAACTATGTTCAAGTGGGACAGGCTGTTGCAGCATTACTTGATCGTAAACAGCTCTATGTGGTGGGTTACTTTGAAGAGACTAAGTTAAATCGTATTCATGTAGGTGATCAGGCTACTGTGCAATTAATGGGTGATAACCAGAAAATTAAAGGTCATGTACAAGGTATTGCATCGGGTATTGAAGATCGTGAGCGCTCAAGCAGTTCTAAGCTTCTTGCTAATGTAAATCCAACTTTTAGTTGGGTTCGTTTAGCACAGCGTGTGCCTGTGAAGATTGTATTAGATGAAACACCGAAGAATGAACTTGCTTTTGTTTCTGGACGAACTGCGACTGTGCATATCGTTGAAAAATAA
- a CDS encoding DUF1656 domain-containing protein: protein MGEFNVYGIYVPSLLVQALLAYICFRGLSPLTNKWIAQGWIALPSIFNLCFYLLLLLVIHQIFVGVGA, encoded by the coding sequence ATGGGTGAGTTTAATGTTTATGGTATTTACGTGCCTTCTTTGCTCGTTCAAGCCCTCTTAGCATATATATGTTTTCGTGGGTTAAGTCCTTTGACCAACAAGTGGATTGCACAAGGCTGGATTGCATTACCTAGTATTTTCAATTTGTGCTTTTACCTTTTATTGCTTTTGGTAATACATCAAATTTTTGTTGGGGTGGGTGCATAG